Proteins encoded in a region of the Triticum dicoccoides isolate Atlit2015 ecotype Zavitan chromosome 3A, WEW_v2.0, whole genome shotgun sequence genome:
- the LOC119273147 gene encoding disease resistance protein PIK6-NP-like codes for MADTAKSTVDSLLGTLARVIGNEAELLGGVRRDMQFIKDEMESMNGFILDVADPTEQSNQVQAWMKQVRDVAYDSQNCVDRYVQTFGGGHGSSAGLLASIRRAPRKDVAAIARQAFGDTDPDNIVDATACLSRRSSDIGYMEFSVVISWIVQLLGLGRKANSEEDGDSLEEDREKEIKPKPTTVDEHFKKAKTPWDIIHAEKHYSRQLKTWLGKVFNNFIVKELVLGNAFLQAAVKLILGNAWVQKFLDVVGATAAAATISASIKNHAPAAVIDYIRRNESGIESEIAWLKDIVSDGRLSKDGRRPRLLAIVTPPVDVPYPYPEDEEEPHAYRPATKIARRVHDISLEAKNYDCVAWINARRYSGRKERLQLLLQQLLHPSSGDDQETSTWSDERLQRKIRRLLQGKKFLIVLADHEDVAPWEDIASALPWRGQYDDNSTVIVTPVIQQSVQFHGWYLASWLFLLSASRYKVHFYSHIEALSKKANELLVGGHESEELKSNVKRILEKCRWDSFSTGLFLHALYANPRRSNNELVALQHRLQDFNTVSNAREIIRFCYDDLPSQYKSCLHYLSMFHGPHYSNIRRASLLRRWAAENLITTRHALDEAERGFNALVDRGLVLLGGISPTGKAKTCRVHPHVLSF; via the exons ATGGCCGACACCGCCAAGAGCACCGTGGACTCGCTGTTGGGCACCTTGGCTAGAGTCATCGGCAACGAGGCGGAGCTACTGGGCGGAGTCCGGCGCGACATGCAGTTCATCAAGGACGAGATGGAGAGCATGAACGGCTTCATCCTGGACGTGGCCGACCCCACGGAGCAGAGCAACCAGGTCCAGGCGTGGATGAAGCAGGTCCGGGACGTGGCCTACGACTCCCAGAACTGCGTCGACCGCTACGTGCAGACCTTCGGTGGCGGCCACGGCTCCTCAGCGGGCCTCCTGGCATCCATCCGCCGGGCGCCCCGT AAGGACGTGGCCGCCATTGCAAGACAGGCGTTTGGCGATACGGACCCCGATAACATTGTTGATGCTACCGCCTGCCTTAGCAGACGAAGCAGTGACATCGGGTACATGGAGTTCAGTGTGGTCATCTCGTGGATCGTTCAGCTGCTAGGACTTGGCCGAAAAGCAAACTCAGAAGAAGATGGCGATTCCCTTGAGGAAGACAGAGAGAAAGAAATAAAGCCAAAACCAACAACCGTCGACGAGCATTTTAAGAAGGCAAAAACCCCGTGGGACATAATCCACGCGGAGAAGCACTACTCAAGGCAGCTCAAAACTTGGCTGGGGAAGGTATTCAACAATTTCATTGTCAAAGAACTAGTGCTGGGCAATGCCTTCTTGCAAGCTGCCGTAAAGCTAATACTGGGCAATGCATGGGTGCAAAAGTTCCTAGATGTTGTcggtgccaccgccgccgccgccaccattaGTGCCTCTATCAAAAATCACGCACCCGCCGCAGTCATTGACTACATCAGAAGGAATGAATCCGGGATTGAGTCCGAGATTGCCTGGTTAAAAGATATCGTTTCAGACGGCCGCTTGTCCAAAGATGGACGACGGCCTAGACTCCTTGCAATTGTAACACCACCGGTTGATGTCCCCTACCCCTACCCAGAAGACGAGGAGGAGCCGCACGCATACCGCCCCGCGACTAAGATTGCGAGGAGGGTGCATGACATCTCACTTGAAGCCAAGAATTACGACTGTGTGGCTTGGATCAACGCCAGGCGCTATTCAGGGCGCAAGGAGAGGCTCCAGCTCTTACTGCAACAATTGCTGCATCCCTCATCTGGTGACGATCAAGAG ACGAGCACATGGAGTGATGAGAGATTGCAGCGAAAGATTCGTAGGCTGCTACAAGGCAAAAAGTTCTTGATTGTTCTGGCTGATCATGAGGATGTGGCACCATGGGAAGACATAGCGTCTGCTCTACCATGGCGTGGACAATATGATGATAATAGCACAGTCATTGTTACTCCAGTGATACAACAGTCAGTTCAATTTCACGGGTGGTATTTAGCCAGCTGGTTGTTCTTGCTCAGTGCCTCGCGCTATAAAGTGCACTTCTATTCACATATTGAAGCTCTAAGCAAGAAAGCCAATGAATTGCTGGTCGGTGGCCACGAAAGTGAAGAGTTGAAGAGCAATGTTAAAAGAATACTGGAGAAATGTCGTTGGGATTCCTTTTCCACAGGGTTGTTTCTCCATGCTCTGTATGCTAATCCTCGCAGAAGCAACAATGAATTGGTGGCGTTGCAGCATCGATTACAAGATTTCAACACAGTGAGTAATGCCAGGGAAATCATAAGGTTCTGCTACGACGACCTGCCCAGTCAGTACAAGAGCTGCTTGCATTACCTATCCATGTTCCATGGCCCCCATTATTCCAATATTAGGAGGGCAAGCTTATTAAGGCGATGGGCTGCTGAAAACCTCATCACCACACGGCATGCATTGGATGAAGCCGAGCGTGGCTTCAATGCGCTGGTTGATCGAGGCCTTGTTCTTCTCGGTGGTATCAGCCCAACAGGCAAAGCCAAGACTTGTAGGGTACATCCTCATGTCTTATCCTTC